From a region of the Panicum virgatum strain AP13 chromosome 2K, P.virgatum_v5, whole genome shotgun sequence genome:
- the LOC120694711 gene encoding rhomboid-like protein 19 has product MMSGSSPPAPSLPAGSGSFFRGYTKLCKGLAVILLLVHLVVQLFPSAVTYLALIPARTIPFAWNLITAGYVEQTIPGVIVSTIGLLLFGKLLEPLWGSKELSKFIFIVNFSTSACVFITAIVLYYITQQEIYLYTPLSGFYGVLSGLLVGIKQLLPDQELNLFVLKIKAKWIPSLVALISIFVSFFVKDLMSYLPVLLFGIYMSWIYLRYFQKRLETGLKGDPSVEFSFSSFFPEFLRPILDPIASIFHRLLCGRFERSDARGQTLDPLPGSDSIEANRRRERGQRALEQRLAEKLAAVRSSEGTSLDAADKV; this is encoded by the exons ATGATGAGCGGCAGCTCCCCTCCGGCGCCCTCGCTTCCGGCTGGG AGTGGGAGCTTCTTCAGAGGATACACGAAGCTGTGCAAGGGCCTCGCCGTCATATTGCTCCTTGTGCACCTTGTAGTCCAGCTCTTCCCGTCGGCTGTAACCTACCTCGCGCTTATTCCCGCAAG GACGATCCCTTTTGCCTGGAACCTGATAACTGCTGGCTATGTGGAGCAAACAATTCCGGGG GTGATTGTCAGCACCATTGGTCTTCTTTTATTCGGGAAGTTGTTAGAGCCTTTATGGGGTTCAAAAGAATTATCAAAGTTCATATTTATTGTGAACTTTTCAACTTCTGCATGTGTCTTCATAACTGCTATTGTGCTGTACTATATAACTCAGCAAGAGATCTACCT CTATACTCCTCTTTCTGGATTCTATGGAGTTCTTTCAGGATTGTTGGTGGGCATTAAACAGCTTTTACCAGATCAAGAGCTTAATCTTTTTGTGCTAAAGATCAAAGCAAAG TGGATTCCATCTCTTGTTGCACTGATCTCAATTTTTGTAAGCTTCTTCGTAAAGGATTTGATGTCTTATCTCCCAGTTTTGCTGTTTGGCATTTATATGAGTTGGATTTACCTGCGTTACTTCCAAAAGAGACTCGAAACAGGCCTGAAAGGAGACCCAAGTGTGGAGTTCtctttctcaagcttcttccCTGAATTTCTAAG ACCAATTCTGGACCCAATAGCATCTATATTCCATAGGCTCCTTTGTGGAAGATTCGAAAGATCTGACGCCAGGGGACAAACTTTAGATCCATTGCCTGGTTCAGATTCGattgaggcaaacaggaggag AGAGAGGGGTCAACGTGCGCTGGAGCAAAGATTAGCTGAGAAGCTGGCTGCAGTCAGAAGTTCGGAGGGCACATCGCTGGATGCCGCTGATAAAGTTTGA
- the LOC120694712 gene encoding BTB/POZ and MATH domain-containing protein 1-like: MGAGRVCRGGPSSSPAGATAGRPFPPLAASSSSASPSSAPSETASTSVTKTVNGSHHFKIAGYSLSKGIGVGKYIASESFSVGGFDWAIYFYPDGKSAEDGAAYVSLFIALASEGTDVRALFELTLVDQSGKGQDKVHTHFGRSLESGPYTLKYRGSMWGYKRFFKRSALETSDYLKDDCLLVNCTVGVVQSHTEGPKIYTIPVPPSNMSQHIGQLLTGGKRTDITFEVDGEMFPAHKVVLSARSPVFRAQLFGPMKDKNMKCIKIEDMEAPVFKALLHFMYWDELPDIEELTGVNTTWVSTLMAQHLLAAADRYALERLKLLCELKLCEDVAINTVANTLALAEQHHCYQLKTVCLKFVALPENLKAVMQTDGFDYLQQSCPSLLTELLEYVAKVGEHSVTPCLYSTEVLDGGDANGRRVKPRI, translated from the exons ATGGGCGCCGGCCGTGTCTGCCGCGGCGGcccgtcctcctcccccgccggggCCACCGCGGGGCGGCCGttcccgccgctcgccgcatcctcctcctccgcctccccttcGTCGGCCCCCTCCGAGACGGCGTCCACGTCGGTCACCAAGACCGTCAACGGGTCGCACCACTTCAAGATTGCCGGCTACTCCCTCTCCAAGGGGATCGGGGTCGGGAAGTACATCGCCTCCGAGTCCTTCTCCGTGGGGGGATTCGACTGGGCGATCTACTTCTACCCCGACGGGAAGAGCGCGGAGGACGGCGCCGCCTACGTCTCGCTCTTCATAGCCCTCGCCAGCGAGGGCACGGATGTGCGCGCGCTCTTCGAGCTCACGCTCGTCGATCAGAGCGGCAAGGGGCAAGACAAGGTGCACACCCACTTTGGGAGGTCGCTCGAGAGCGGCCCTTACACCCTCAAGTACCGCGGAAGCATGTG GGGCTACAAACGTTTCTTCAAACGGTCTGCCCTAGAAACATCAGACTATCTTAAAGATGATTGCCTTTTAGTGAACTGCACTGTTGGTGTTGTGCAATCACATACTGAAGGACCAAAGATATACACAATACCTGTACCGCCATCCAACATGTCTCAACATATTGGTCAGCTACTGACAGGTGGAAAGAGAACCGACATTACATTTGAAGTTGATGGCGAGATGTTTCCTGCCCACAAGGTTGTTCTTTCGGCTCGGTCTCCAGTTTTTAGGGCACAACTTTTTGGTCCTATGAAGGATAAGAATATGAAGTGCATTAAGATTGAAGACATGGAGGCTCCAGTATTCAAG GCTTTGCTCCATTTCATGTACTGGGATGAGTTGCCGGATATTGAAGAACTTACTGGTGTAAATACAACTTGGGTATCCACCTTGATGGCTCAGCATTTGCTTGCTGCTGCGGACCGTTATGCATTGGAGAGATTAAAGTTGCTCTGTGAACTTAAGCTGTGTGAAGATGTTGCAATAAACACAGTTGCAAACACTTTGGCGCTGGCTGAACAGCACCACTGTTATCAGCTAAAAACTGTTTGCTTGAAATTCGTAGCTCTGCCTGAGAATTTGAAAG ctGTCATGCAAACCGATGGGTTTGATTATTTGCAGCAAAGCTGCCCGTCCCTTCTGACCGAGCTTCTTGAGTATGTGGCCAAGGTAGGAGAGCACTCTGTCACTCCCTGCTTGTATTCAACTGAAGTCCTTGATGGTGGCGATGCCAATGGAAGACGTGTGAAACCAAGAATCTAA